In Buchananella sp. 14KM1171, the genomic stretch GCCTGGGAAGGCCAGCACGTTGTTGATCTGGTTCGGGTAGTCGGAGCGGCCCGTCGCCACCACGGCCGCGTACTTGGCCGCCTCGATCGGGTCGGTCTCCGGGGTCGGGTTGGCCATCGCGAACACGATCGCGTCCTTGGCCATGGTGCCCACCAGCTCGGCCGGGAACAGGTTGCCGGAGGAGACACCGATGAACACGTCGGCGTCCTTCAGGCCCTCCTCCAGGGAACCGGTCACGCCGCGCGGGTTGGTGTTCTCCGCCAGCCACTTGCGGTGCGGGTTCATGCCCTCGGTGTCGGACGCGCTCAGCGCCCCGGAGCGGCCGTAGCCCACGATGTCGCGCGCGCCCTGCGCCATCAGCAGCTTGGCGATGGCGGAACCGGCCGCGCCCACACCGGAGATAACGATGCGAACGTCCTCGATGCGCTTGCCGACCACCTTCAGCGCGTTGATCAGCGCCGCCAGGGTCACGATGGCCGTGCCGTGCTGGTCGTCGTGGAACACCGGGATGTCCAGCTCGGCGCGCAGGCGCTCCTCGATCTCGAAGCAGCGCGGCGCGGAGATGTCCTCGAGGTTGATGCCGCCGTAGGCCGGCGCGATCGCCTTGACGATCGCCACGATCTCGTCCACGTCCTTGGTGGCCAGCGGCACCGGCCAGGCGTCCACGCCACCGAACTCCTTGAACAGCAGCGCCTTGCCCTCCATCACCGGCAGGGAGGCCTCCGGCCCGATGTCACCCATGCCCAGCACCGCGGTGCCGTCGGTGACCACGGCGACCGTGTTGCGCTTGATGGTCAGCTCGCGGGCACGCGAGGGAGTGTCGTAGATGGCCTTGCACACGCGCGCCACACCAGGCGTGTACGCGCGCGACAGGTCGCGGCGGTTGCGCAACGGAATCTTGGAGTGGATGGCCACCTTGCCGCCCAGGTGGGCCAGGAAGGTGGAGTCCTCCACCGAGGTGACCTCCACCCCGTCCACGCCCTCCAGGATGGAGACGATCTCCAGGCGGTGCACCGAGTCGCGCGCGTCGCACGTCAGGTCGTAGGAGATGCGCCCGCCCTCCGCGTCGGTGACGTCCAGGCCAGTGATGACGGCGCCCGTGGCGGCCACCAGGTCAACGATCTTGCTGGCGTCGGCCTGCGAGGCGTTGGCCTCCAGTCGCAGTACAACGGTGTAACTGGGGGATGGCTGAGCCATGCTCGCTCCTCACATGAAGACGTGATGTTCGCCCCGATATTGGCGCGCCCACCCCCCGATTGGCTAGTACCTAAGGCCCACAATTTCGCGCGTGTCATTTGTGGACGACGTTTTCCCGCCCGCCCCCAAGCAGTCACCGCCCACAGCCAGGCGAAAATCACTAGGCGGGAGCGTCCAGTTACTGGACGCTCCCGCCTAGTGCGGAACGGCTCAGGCGCCGCAGACCTCCATGATCAGCTCGCGCACGCGGGCGGCGTCGGCCTGCCCCTTGGTGGCCCTCATGACCGCGCCGACGATCGCACCGGCGGCCGCGACCTTGCCGGAGCGGATCTTGTCCGCCACGTCGGGCTGCGCGGCCAGCGCCTCCTCGACTGCGGTCCGCAGGGCGCCGTCGTCGCTCACCACCGCCAGGCCGCGCTTTGCCACGACCTCAGCGGCGCTGCCCTCGCCGGCGAGCATGCCGGCCAGCGCCTGGCGCGCCAGCTTGTCATTCAACTCGCCCTTGTCCACCAAGGCGGCCAGCTCTGCAACGTCGGCCGGACCAACCGGTAACTCCTCCAGCGCCACGCCGCGCTCCTTGGCCTCGCGGGAGAGCTCACCCAGCCACCACTTCCGGGCGGCCGCAGCGCCGGCACCAGCCGCCACGGTCGCCTCGATGATGTCCAGGGCGCCGGCGTTCAGAACGTCGCGCATCTCCAGGTCGGTGCAAGCCCACTCCTCCTGCAGGCGGCGGCGGCGCACCGCCGGCATCTCCGGCAGGCAGGCGCGCACCTCCTCCACCCACTCCGGCGTGCACACCACCGGCACCAGGTCCGGCTCGGGGAAGTAGCGGTAGTCGTCCGCGTCAGACTTCTCGCGGCCAGCAGAAGTGGTACCCGTATCCTCATGCCAGTGGCGCGTCTCCTGCACCACCTTGCCGCCACCCGCCAGGATCGCGCCCTGGCGCTGCATCTCAAAACGCACCGCCCGCTCGATCGCGCGGAAGGAGTTGACGTTCTTGGTCTCCGTGCGAGTGCCCAGCGGCGCGTCCACTCCCTCGCGTAGCGAGACGTTAATGTCCGCACGCACGTTGCCGCGCTCCATGCGGGCCTCGCTCACGCCCAACGCGCGGAAGATGTCCCGCAACGCCTGCACGTACGCGCGCGCCACCTCGGGGGCCCGCTCCCCCGCCCCGGCAACGGGACGAGTCACGATCTCCACCAGCGGCACGCCGGCGCGGTTGTAGTCCACCAGCGAGTAGTCCGCCCCCTGGATGCGACCGGCCGAACCACCCACGTGGGTGTTCTTGCCGGCATCCTCCTCCATGTGCGCCCGCTCGATCTCCACGCGGAACACCGCGCCGTCCTCCAGCTCCACGTCCAGGTAGCCGTCGTAGGCGATCGGCTCGTCGTACTGGGAGGTCTGGAAGTTCTTCGGCACGTCCGGGTAGAAGTAGTTCTTCCGGGCAAAACGGCAAGACTCGCGGATCTTGCAGTTCAGCGCCAGGCCGATCATCACCGCGTAACGCACCGCCGTCGCGTTCACCACCGGCAGAGTGCCCGGCAGACCCAGCGACACCGGAGTGACGTACTCGTTCGGCTCGCCACCAAACGCGTTCGGGGCGCCATCAAACATCTTCGTGGCCGTCCCCAGCTCCACGTGCACCTCGATGCCCAGCACCGGGTCGAAGCGGGCGGTGACCTCGTCGTAGTCCAGCAGGTCCGTCATCTCAGTTCTCCTTCAGGGCCGGGGCGCTGGCCAGCAGCGGGCCGCCCCACTTGGACTCCAGGGCGCGCTCCAGCACGCCACCGACGCGGTACAGGCGGGCGTCCTCAAACGCCGGCGCCAGGATCTGGAAACCAACCGGCAGGCCCTCAGACAGGCCCGACGGCAAGGACATGCCCGGCACGCCGGCCAGGTTGGCGGGGATAGTGGCGACGTCGTTCAAATACATCGCCATCGGGTCATCCACCTTGGCGCCGAACTTAAACGCCACCGTCGGCGCCGTAGGCGAGACCAGAACGTCGGCCTGCTCAAAGGCCTTCGCGAAATCACGCTGCACCAACGTACGAGCCCGCAGCGCCGCCCCGTAATAGTGGTCAATGTTGCCGGCGCTCAACGCGTAGGTGCCCAAGATGATGCGGCGCTTAACCTCGTCACCAAAACCGGCCGCACGCGTAGCGGCCATCACGCGCTCTGCCGTCACCGGACCATTGTCGGGCTCCACACGCAAGCCATAACGCATGCCATCAAACTTCGCCAGGTTGGAAGAAACCTCCGCCGGCATCAACAGGTAGTAGGCGTCCAGCGCGATCTCAAACGAAGGGCAGTCCACCTCCACGATCTGCGCACCCGCCTCACGCAGCAGGTCCAGGGACTCCTCGAAGGAGGCGCGCACGCCCTCCTCGTAGCCCTCGCCCGTCAGCTGCTTGACCACCGCCACGCGCACGCCCTCCAAGGAGGAGGTGTCACGCGCCGCCGCCACGTAACCCGTGCA encodes the following:
- a CDS encoding NAD-dependent malic enzyme; the protein is MAQPSPSYTVVLRLEANASQADASKIVDLVAATGAVITGLDVTDAEGGRISYDLTCDARDSVHRLEIVSILEGVDGVEVTSVEDSTFLAHLGGKVAIHSKIPLRNRRDLSRAYTPGVARVCKAIYDTPSRARELTIKRNTVAVVTDGTAVLGMGDIGPEASLPVMEGKALLFKEFGGVDAWPVPLATKDVDEIVAIVKAIAPAYGGINLEDISAPRCFEIEERLRAELDIPVFHDDQHGTAIVTLAALINALKVVGKRIEDVRIVISGVGAAGSAIAKLLMAQGARDIVGYGRSGALSASDTEGMNPHRKWLAENTNPRGVTGSLEEGLKDADVFIGVSSGNLFPAELVGTMAKDAIVFAMANPTPETDPIEAAKYAAVVATGRSDYPNQINNVLAFPGLFRGLLDAGVSDITMELLRVAAVAIAEVLDDSELSPAYIIPGVFDTRVAKAVAGAVRRSVEA
- the gatA gene encoding Asp-tRNA(Asn)/Glu-tRNA(Gln) amidotransferase subunit GatA; amino-acid sequence: MLAAGEVSSVELTQAHLDRIAAVDGEVHAFLNVSGEDALATAADVDARRAAGEELHPLAGVPVAVKDVVVTKGQVTTAASKMLEGWIPPYDATLVKKLRAAGMPILGKTNMDEFAMGSSTEHSAFGPTRNPWDLERIPGGSGGGSAAAVGAFEAPLAVGTDTGGSIRQPAAVTGTVGVKPTYGSISRYGLIAMASSLDQAGPCTRTVEDAALFHEVMGGHDPLDSTSLPMPCTGYVAAARDTSSLEGVRVAVVKQLTGEGYEEGVRASFEESLDLLREAGAQIVEVDCPSFEIALDAYYLLMPAEVSSNLAKFDGMRYGLRVEPDNGPVTAERVMAATRAAGFGDEVKRRIILGTYALSAGNIDHYYGAALRARTLVQRDFAKAFEQADVLVSPTAPTVAFKFGAKVDDPMAMYLNDVATIPANLAGVPGMSLPSGLSEGLPVGFQILAPAFEDARLYRVGGVLERALESKWGGPLLASAPALKEN
- the gatB gene encoding Asp-tRNA(Asn)/Glu-tRNA(Gln) amidotransferase subunit GatB — protein: MTDLLDYDEVTARFDPVLGIEVHVELGTATKMFDGAPNAFGGEPNEYVTPVSLGLPGTLPVVNATAVRYAVMIGLALNCKIRESCRFARKNYFYPDVPKNFQTSQYDEPIAYDGYLDVELEDGAVFRVEIERAHMEEDAGKNTHVGGSAGRIQGADYSLVDYNRAGVPLVEIVTRPVAGAGERAPEVARAYVQALRDIFRALGVSEARMERGNVRADINVSLREGVDAPLGTRTETKNVNSFRAIERAVRFEMQRQGAILAGGGKVVQETRHWHEDTGTTSAGREKSDADDYRYFPEPDLVPVVCTPEWVEEVRACLPEMPAVRRRRLQEEWACTDLEMRDVLNAGALDIIEATVAAGAGAAAARKWWLGELSREAKERGVALEELPVGPADVAELAALVDKGELNDKLARQALAGMLAGEGSAAEVVAKRGLAVVSDDGALRTAVEEALAAQPDVADKIRSGKVAAAGAIVGAVMRATKGQADAARVRELIMEVCGA